A region of the Candidatus Methylomirabilis oxygeniifera genome:
GATGAAGTCGTGGTGGCGTACCGGGAGAAGGCCACGGTTGGGATGTACGCAATCCTGGCGGACGGTGAGGGTATTCACTGGCCGGATGTCGATGAGGACTGAAGCGTTGCGGGTCTGCTCCGCGGCACGCACTGAGCTCACGCAGCCATGGTGAATCGGATCGACACGAAGCAGGAATATATTCTGGGGATTACCGGGGCGAGCGGGGCGGTTTTAGGCATTCGCACGCTCGAAGTGCTCCGCGAGCTTGGTCTGCCTGTCCATCTGATCGTGTCCCAAGGGGCGAAGGCGACGCTTCGGGAAGAGTGCGGACGCACAGTGGAGGATCTCAAGCGCCTCGCCACCTTTTTCCATGACGATCGGGATCTCGGCGCGTCCATTTCGAGCGGCTCCTATGTCTCACCCAACGTGAGCGCGATGATTGTCGCACCGTGTTCGATGAAGAGTCTGGCGGCCATTGCTACCGGCTACGCTGAGACCTTGATCGCTCGAGCGGCCGACGTCGTTCTGAAGGAGGGGAAGCGCCTTGCGCTTGTGGTGAGGGAGAGCCCCTTCACTGCCATCCATCTCGAACAGATGTTGACATTGGCGAGGGCGGGCGTCAGAATCGTCCCGCCGGTACCGCCGTTCTATCAGAAGGCAACAACGGTCGAAGAGTTGGTGGACCAGATTGTCGGGAGGGTGTTGGACCAGATCGGGCTCCATACCGACCTGCCCAATCGATGGCGGGGCGCAGATTAACGATTCGATTACCATTGGTCGTCACACGCATCTGAAGCGTTATCCACTTCCGTCCGCTGCCGTTCCATGTTATACAGTAAACGTGAGTAGCCAGTCCGTTGGTTAGACTGAAGGCTAAAGACTGAACTACATGTTGCTTCTAAAAACCTTCAACCTTCAGCCTATATACCTGACATAAAGGATAATCTGACATGATGGGACAGGGGATCTTTCAGGTTATGGCTCAAGGCGGGATCACCATGGTGGTCCTCGCCATATTTTCGATCTTTTCGCTCGCGGTGATCGGTGAGCGGTTTTATACGTTTTATAAAGCTCAGCAAGCGACAGGACGGGTCGCCGAGAAGGGGCTCCAGTATGTCGCGGATGGGAAAATGGCTGAGGCACTCCGCCTGTGCGAGCAGAACGATGGCAGTCCGGTCGCCAAGGTCCTCCAGGCCGGGCTTCTGGCCATCATTGATCGGGGAGATCCGACTCTCTCGGGAAAACAGTTTCCGCGTCGGCTGGAATCGTGTAAGGGGGCGATGCAGCGGACCACCTCAGCAGAAATCTCCCGCCTGGAACGGTACCTGGGTTCATTGGCGACGCTCGGCAATGTCAGTCCGTTTGTCGGTCTCTTCGGGACCGTTCTGGGAATTATTCGAGCGTTTGAGGCGATCGCCAAGGTGGGATCAGGCGGGATCGGCACAGTATCAGCCGGAATTGCCGAGGCGCTCGTGGCAACAGCGGCCGGTCTGTTCGTGGCGATTCCCGCAGTCATCGCGTACAATTACTTCGTCGGCAGAGTAAAACTCTTTACCGCGGCAATGGACAGTGCAGCCTCGGAAATGGTGGACAGGCTGTTGGATCAGGCCGCTCCTCAAGAGGATTAAAAAGGATGGGCATGCAGTCTAACAATGGGAAAGATCGACGAATGTTGTCGGAAATCAACGTGACCCCTCTGGTGGACGTGACGCTCGTCCTGCTGATCATCTTTATGGTGACGACGCCGATGCTCCAGCGAGGGACCGACGTCCAGCTCCCAACCGCGCAGGCGTCTCAAGTGAAAGAGGAGCAGCGCATTACCTTGACAGTGACAAGAGATAGCCGCATTTTCGTCGATAATGAAGAAGTACCAAGACAGAATCTTGAAACCCGCCTCAAATCTATAGCCGGTCCTGGAAAGGAGCGAGTGCTCTACCTGCGTGGCGATGCCAGAGTTCCTTACGGCTTTGTGATCGAGGTGATGGATGCCATCAAGTCTTCCGGGATTGAGACGGTCGGGATGATTACCGACCGGCCAGGGTCCCGATAGCTCGCCGCATTGTCGAAAGTCGCCCGGCATGTTCAGATTGATCCCTCGGGAAGAGAAGTTCTTCGAGTTCTTCGAGAAGGCGGCCAATAACATATTGGAAGGCGCAAGAATCCTCGTTCAGATGACGGAGGAAGGCGGCGCAAACCTTCAGGAACGATGGAAACGACTCGAAGAGCTTGAGCATGTGGGCGATAAGATTACTCATCAGATCATTCGAGAGCTGAACCGGACCTTCATTACTCCCATCGACCGCGAAGATATTCACAGCCTGGCTGTGGCGCTGGATGACGTCATGGATCTGATCGAGGCGTCGGCGGCTCGCATGAGTATGTATAAGATCAAGCAACCTACCGAGGAGGCGGGGAAGCTTGCCCATGTGATCCTGAAATCGGCGGAGGAGATCGTCAAAGCGGTGTCGAGCCCCGAACGGCTGGACGATGTGATGGAGCATTGCATCGAGATTAATCGGCTGGAGAACATGGCTGATGAGATCAGCCGAGAGGCGATTGCCGACCTGTTTGACAAAGGGCACGACCCGATAGACGTGATTAAGTGGAAAGAGATTTACGAAACAATGGAGACGACGACCGACCGATGTGAAGATGCGGCCAACATCGTCGAATCCCTGGTGTTGAAAAGTACCTGATACGCACAACCTATCAATCGGGGAGATCTCTCGCATCACCTCTGATGGCGGCTTTTCCCGGCAGTGTCGTTGAATTAATGGCTCCCACCGCCTCCTTTCTTTACTCTCCGGACGATCTGAAATTAATCGACTCGGACTTGACTTTCCTGCCGGGTCAGGGGTAGGCTGAGTTACGGGATACGGATCGGTCGTTCACGTATGTGAGGAGTATGTACGATGTTCGGACTGGGGATGCAGGAGCTGATTGTCATCTTTGTCATCGCGCTCCTGGTCTTTGGCCCAAAGAAACTGCCTCAGCTTGCGCGATCGCTGGGTCGTGGCGTGGCGGAGTTTAAGCGAGCGTCTGAAGAGCTGAAGGAAGGGCTGTCTGCCGAGTTATCAACAGAGGATGCGAAGGCGGATGCGTCGGCCCAGCAACCGCAGTACATCGCCAAAGATGAAGCGCCTCCGACTATAGATCCTGAGGAAAAGCCGAAGGAAACGCACGAGATCCGGAATGTCTGATGAGAAGATGTCGTTTGTCTCCCATCTCGAGGAGCTTCGAAGGCGAATTATTATTTGTCTGGTGGCGATCGGGGCAGGTTTTCTTGTTACCTTCAACTATTCGGAAATCATCCTTCGTTTACTGAAACGGCCGCTGACGACCGATCTGGCTTTCTCCCGGACCTACCCATTCCTGCGATCGCTCCCACGCCCCGGCCCTCCCATCGACCTGATCTTCCTGGCGCCTGCCGAGGCCTTCTGGATGCATATGAAGATCGCCCTGTTTGCCGGCCTCTTGTTGACCCTGCCGATTGTTCTCTACCAGATCTGGAAGTTCATCGCGCCCGGTCTCCTCTCTCACGAGAAGCGTTATGCGCTCCCCTTTGTGGTGTTCTCGACCATCTTTTTTATTGGCGGCTTACTATTCTGCTTTTACTTTGTTCTTCCGTTTTCCCTGAACTTTCTGCTGACATACAAGACCGAAAACCTCAAGCCGATGATCTCCATCGGTAACTACATAGATTTCACCGCAAAGTTCTTATTAGGTTTCGGAGTGGTCTTTGAGCTTCCGCTGGCGATCGCGATCTCGACTAAGATGGGGCTGGTGACGCCCCAGTTTCTCTCCAGGAACCGGAAATACGCCATCCTTATTAGCTTCACGATTGCAGCCATCCTCACCCCCACACCGGATGTCTTCAACCAGACATTGATGGCGTTGCCGATGTACCTGCTCTATGAGGTCGGGGTTCTGGCTGCCCGCATTCTGATCCGAAAACCGGCAGTTGCCTCGCAGGAGGCGACGGAAGGAGTCTAAGGCGTTCGAGGGTTCAGGTTGGACGAGCGGCTCGGACTTACGAATGCTTGAGAGCAATCGTCTCGACGACGTTCGCGACATCCTCACATCGGTCGGTCACGCCTTCGAGCGATTCATAGATCTCTTTCCATTTGGTTAGTTCGAGAACCGGAAGATCACTCTCAAACAAGCGGGCAATCACTCGGCGAAAGAGGTCGTCAGCGGTATTTTCTAACCGATTGATCTCCACGCAGATCTCTTGCACGGTGTCGAGCCGCGGCAGTTGGCTGACGGCCTTCTCGACCTGTTCAGCCGATGCCATAATGATGGCGACCATCTCACGGGATTCCGGTGTGGGCTGTTCGATTTTGTAGAGGACCATCCTGGAGGCTGTGGCTTCGATGAAGTCCACAACATCGTCGATGGCCGACGCCAGCGCATGGAGGTTCTCACGGTCGAAGAACGGGATGAAGGTCTGATTCAACCGTTTCATGATGCGGTGGGTGATCGCATCTCCCTGGTGTTCAGCCTCTCTGATCTTCCGCCACTTCTCGACGGGATCGGTATAGTTGTCGAACATGGTCTGCAGGGACTTGGCAGCTTCGAGGAGATTGTGCGCGGCGGATTCGATCAGACTAAGAAACTCGCGCTCCTCAGGCATCAGCCGGTGGTCTGCAACCGCTTTCCGATCAACTCCCGGAATCTCCGGTAAGACGCTTGCCGGACGTCTCAAGCCTTTTCGTATCTCTTTGTCTCCGCGTTCCCGGACATCCTCACCCCGAACGATGTAGACGACATCCTCGGCAATATTCGTCGCATGATCGGCGATCCGCTCCAGGTAGCGCGAGACGAGGATCAGATCCAGGGCCCTTGGGATGATGGCCGGATCGGTCATCATGTAGGTGAGGAGCTCCCGGAAGATCTGATCCCGCAACGAATCGACGGAATCGTCCGACTCAATGACGATCCTGGCCAACTCCGGATCTCGTGCGACAAAGGCGTCCAGGCTTTTCTTCACCATCTCCTGACAGAGCAGGGCGATCCGCGGAATATCGATAAGCGGTTTCAAAGGAGGCTGCGTGATGAGCACAGAAGCCGCTTGGGCAATGTTGACCGCCAGGTCGCCGATCCGCTCGATGTCGCTATTGATCTTGATAGCAACCGCAATAAAGCGGAGGTCGCCGGCCATCGGCTGTTGCAGGGCCAGGAGGGTAAAACAACGCTGATCGGTTTCGATGCACCGCTGATCCATCTCCTCCTCGTGGGTGAACACCTCCTGCACCAGCGTGTCGTTCCTTTCGACTAGCCCTTTGACGCTCTTCACGATCATCGCCTCGGCCAGACTTCCCATCGCTAACAGGTGTGCTCTCAGTTCCTGAAGTTGCTCGTCGAAGTGCCGTTGTATGGTTTTCATGTGTCGTCCTAGCCGAATCGGCCCGTAATGTAGTCCTCCGTCTGTTGCCTGGAGGGTTTGACGAAGAGTTGCCTGGTCAGATCGTACTCAATCAACTGGCCGAGGTAGAGGAAGGCGGTGTAATCGGAGACCCGGGCCGCCTGCTGCATATTATGGGTGACGATCACGATCGTATACTGTTGCTTCAGGTCGGCCATCAGTTCCTCGATCTTGGCCGTGGCGATCGGGTCAAGCGCAGAGCAGGGCTCGTCCATAAGCAGGACCTCCGGTTCGACAGCAATAGCCCTGGCGATGCACAGCCGCTGCTGTTGCCCCCCTGACAGGCTGAGCGCGCTGCTGTGCAGGCGATCCTGGACCTCGTTCCAGAGGGCGGCCGCCTGCAGACTCTTTTCCACGATCTCGGCCAACGTCGACTGTCCGCGGATACCGAGGATCCGTGGCCCATAGGCGACGTTATCATAAATCGTCTTCGGGAAGGGGTTCGATTTCTGGAACACCATGCCGACCCGCTTGCGGAGCTCCGTGATTTCTAGGGCCGGGTCGTGGATGTCGAGCCCGCCGATCCGGATGGTCCCGCTGACTGTCACCCCATCGATGAGGTCGTTCATGCGATTGAGACATCGTAGGAGCGTCGTCTTGCCGCACCCCGACGGTCCGATAAAGGCCGTGACCTGATGTTTGGGGATATCGAGGCTGATATCCTGGAGGGCGAGCTTCTCCCCGTACTTGAGAGTCAACTTTCTGATTTCAATCATCGGTTCCGTTGTTATCATCGGTGTTCACGGTCCAGTTAAAATCT
Encoded here:
- a CDS encoding protein of unknown function (Evidence 5 : No homology to any previously reported sequences) produces the protein MVAYREKATVGMYAILADGEGIHWPDVDED
- the yclB gene encoding putative aromatic acid decarboxylase (Evidence 3 : Function proposed based on presence of conserved amino acid motif, structural feature or limited homology), which gives rise to MVNRIDTKQEYILGITGASGAVLGIRTLEVLRELGLPVHLIVSQGAKATLREECGRTVEDLKRLATFFHDDRDLGASISSGSYVSPNVSAMIVAPCSMKSLAAIATGYAETLIARAADVVLKEGKRLALVVRESPFTAIHLEQMLTLARAGVRIVPPVPPFYQKATTVEELVDQIVGRVLDQIGLHTDLPNRWRGAD
- a CDS encoding protein of unknown function (Evidence 5 : No homology to any previously reported sequences), whose protein sequence is MSGGCWTRSGSIPTCPIDGGAQINDSITIGRHTHLKRYPLPSAAVPCYTVNVSSQSVG
- a CDS encoding MotA/TolQ/ExbB proton channel precursor; translation: MMGQGIFQVMAQGGITMVVLAIFSIFSLAVIGERFYTFYKAQQATGRVAEKGLQYVADGKMAEALRLCEQNDGSPVAKVLQAGLLAIIDRGDPTLSGKQFPRRLESCKGAMQRTTSAEISRLERYLGSLATLGNVSPFVGLFGTVLGIIRAFEAIAKVGSGGIGTVSAGIAEALVATAAGLFVAIPAVIAYNYFVGRVKLFTAAMDSAASEMVDRLLDQAAPQED
- a CDS encoding TolR protein; amino-acid sequence: MLSEINVTPLVDVTLVLLIIFMVTTPMLQRGTDVQLPTAQASQVKEEQRITLTVTRDSRIFVDNEEVPRQNLETRLKSIAGPGKERVLYLRGDARVPYGFVIEVMDAIKSSGIETVGMITDRPGSR
- a CDS encoding conserved protein of unknown function (Evidence 4 : Homologs of previously reported genes of unknown function); translation: MFRLIPREEKFFEFFEKAANNILEGARILVQMTEEGGANLQERWKRLEELEHVGDKITHQIIRELNRTFITPIDREDIHSLAVALDDVMDLIEASAARMSMYKIKQPTEEAGKLAHVILKSAEEIVKAVSSPERLDDVMEHCIEINRLENMADEISREAIADLFDKGHDPIDVIKWKEIYETMETTTDRCEDAANIVESLVLKST
- a CDS encoding Apocytochrome f precursor (fragment), with the translated sequence MAAFPGSVVELMAPTASFLYSPDDLKLIDSDLTFLPGQG
- a CDS encoding Sec-independent protein translocase protein tatA/E homolog (modular protein), whose amino-acid sequence is MFGLGMQELIVIFVIALLVFGPKKLPQLARSLGRGVAEFKRASEELKEGLSAELSTEDAKADASAQQPQYIAKDEAPPTIDPEEKPKETHEIRNV
- a CDS encoding putative Sec-independent protein translocase protein TatC (Evidence 3 : Function proposed based on presence of conserved amino acid motif, structural feature or limited homology; PubMedId : 11526245; Product type t : transporter), giving the protein MSDEKMSFVSHLEELRRRIIICLVAIGAGFLVTFNYSEIILRLLKRPLTTDLAFSRTYPFLRSLPRPGPPIDLIFLAPAEAFWMHMKIALFAGLLLTLPIVLYQIWKFIAPGLLSHEKRYALPFVVFSTIFFIGGLLFCFYFVLPFSLNFLLTYKTENLKPMISIGNYIDFTAKFLLGFGVVFELPLAIAISTKMGLVTPQFLSRNRKYAILISFTIAAILTPTPDVFNQTLMALPMYLLYEVGVLAARILIRKPAVASQEATEGV
- a CDS encoding transcriptional repressor for high-affinity phosphate uptake (modular protein), which produces MKTIQRHFDEQLQELRAHLLAMGSLAEAMIVKSVKGLVERNDTLVQEVFTHEEEMDQRCIETDQRCFTLLALQQPMAGDLRFIAVAIKINSDIERIGDLAVNIAQAASVLITQPPLKPLIDIPRIALLCQEMVKKSLDAFVARDPELARIVIESDDSVDSLRDQIFRELLTYMMTDPAIIPRALDLILVSRYLERIADHATNIAEDVVYIVRGEDVRERGDKEIRKGLRRPASVLPEIPGVDRKAVADHRLMPEEREFLSLIESAAHNLLEAAKSLQTMFDNYTDPVEKWRKIREAEHQGDAITHRIMKRLNQTFIPFFDRENLHALASAIDDVVDFIEATASRMVLYKIEQPTPESREMVAIIMASAEQVEKAVSQLPRLDTVQEICVEINRLENTADDLFRRVIARLFESDLPVLELTKWKEIYESLEGVTDRCEDVANVVETIALKHS
- the pstB gene encoding high-affinity phosphate transport protein (ABC superfamily, atp_bind) (Evidence 2a : Function of homologous gene experimentally demonstrated in an other organism; Product type t : transporter): MIEIRKLTLKYGEKLALQDISLDIPKHQVTAFIGPSGCGKTTLLRCLNRMNDLIDGVTVSGTIRIGGLDIHDPALEITELRKRVGMVFQKSNPFPKTIYDNVAYGPRILGIRGQSTLAEIVEKSLQAAALWNEVQDRLHSSALSLSGGQQQRLCIARAIAVEPEVLLMDEPCSALDPIATAKIEELMADLKQQYTIVIVTHNMQQAARVSDYTAFLYLGQLIEYDLTRQLFVKPSRQQTEDYITGRFG